From Quercus lobata isolate SW786 chromosome 11, ValleyOak3.0 Primary Assembly, whole genome shotgun sequence:
CGCGCTCCAAATagcacctgcacaacaaaaagaaaggacTTAGCAGAGAGTatcggtgtggtaccggccaaataccctccgaaggtcaagtcaaaactattctcactgctctagagtgctagagagggtaaattatgtgtaccttggttcgtgagggtgcttgggttttatAGTAGTAGGGGTTGAccccttttccttggagtagaagtcttttccttataggagtctcctTGGGCATATTTTACgggatcctttccatataggaatTTCTCTTAGGTTTCACAAAACGTGGAGGGCAAGTCATTTACTTATACACGCAAACGTGGTTAGCAAGCATTCTTTGATTAGTGCTGTCAGCTTATATTATGCCTTCGGTCTTCATCCCGTCAGCTTCAGGATCACCCTTCAGCTTTATTATCCCGTCAGCCTATGGGTGTCTCTCCTTACAACTTTATCTCGCCGTCAGTCATTAAACAGGGGCTGATGGCCCAGTAGATACCGTCACAAATAAACCGTCGGCTTATCTTGATCAATCTCTTTTTATCCTtatcagttgccccctactccatatcTCCGTCACTTTTCATACTGACGGTTATGGAGTTAACGTTTCTGTTGATTGTCATATTCTTTAAGGAGGCGGGAAAATTATTTACATGGGACTCCTCGAGCCGccgtgcatttaatgctttggaCACGTGGTGAGTTCCCATTGGTTTTGTTTCTGACGAGGGCGTCGTTTCTTCTTCTGCGCCCTTCCATTCTATATATAAGGGGGTCCTCCTCCTCATTTCCCCTATTTCACTTTTGCTgatctttgagagagagaccgTCGCCCTGAATTCCGTCACCTTGTTCATTAACTCCGTCACCTCGTGCATTACTGCCCTTGAAGCCGTTCCTCCAAGAAAGTTAGCTCACTAGTAAGTTCTATTTCCTctcctcttttcatttttacttATGCCTGTATAATTCATTAGTAAGGACGTCAGTTTAGGTACTTAGATTGGATCCGttacttgtaggtagtcagatgtcaagtgaCGCGTCGTGTGGGGAGTCGTCAGTCCGCGAAGGAGCGGGCTACAACGAGGCCTTTGGTTTTGGTGATGAGTCAGAGGACTTCTCACCTTCGTCAGAGAGAGCGACGTCGGCCTGATCTCTTGACGGTGATGAGAGTTATATTGAGGGGGGTGAGGATGAAGTAGAAGAGGGAAGAGGAGAGGATGAAGGTGACGGGGAAAATGTTGACGGAGATGATAGTGACGGAGATGAGGGACCCAATGAAGGAACTTCAGAGGGTCCAGGAGATAACCGTCCTTTCATTCTCCCTGAGGATTGGGCCGTCAACAAATTTTTACCTAGGATGAGTGATAAGGTTTTTAGGGAGTTACACACTCGTTACCAAATCCCAGACCATATCCCGATCCGTCTCCTTGAAGAGAATGAGAGTTGTTACTCAGGGAGAACCGCTGACGTGggcatgtatgatgccatgtttgctACGGGCCTGAGATTACTGTTGACGACCCTACACCATCAGCTGGCTGACTTCTTGGGCCTATCCGTCACTCAAATTGTCCCAAATGCCTGGAGGACTTTCATAGGAGCTGAAATCTTGTGGGGCCGTCTAAGTGGAGGAAACCGTCAGCTTACCTTAGACGAATTCTTTTACTACTACATGCCCCATCATATCGCATCGTCTAAGGGGATATACCATTTTAATGCCTGGGAGAAAAATTTGAGGCTAGTATCAGATATGCCAGATTCCAATAGGAACTGGAAAagtagatattttttttgttgaagagACGGATTGGGTTTGCTGTCAGGAGGAATGGGCGACGATGCCTCATGGTTATTTTGACAACACTTGGGCTTTTGTCAGGGATTCAGGTTAATCCCGTCAACCATGTTCCTTTCGTTTTTGAAGTGACGCTACTaacattctttctcttttttcttttcagctcATACCCGTCCCCACATAACCGACGAACAGGAGGAGTTTATCCGTCGGGTTCTGGAAATCCCTTTGGAGGAGCGTAAGTGTAGGGATTTGATCACCCTTGACACTATTCATTTGTACTGCGGGGGTCCAGAACCGTCAGCTGAAGCctgaaaattggaaaatttttccCGCCGACGTAAGTTCTCCTTATCACCTCCGTCAGTCTACTCCTCCGTCTCTTGTTCTaactgttagtttttttttttttttttttttttttttttttttttgtattgtagAGATGGAATCTACTAAACAGAGGGTAAGGGTTGCCGCAGCCCgtcagaaggaggagaagagggcAAAGGAGGCAGGGGGGGAGACGTCGTCAACCCCTAAGACCGTCACTAAGCAGGCAAAGAGGAAGCCCGATGGGAGTGATGGTCATCCGGCTAAAAAGGTCGCCGTCACTCCTGGGGATGGTgctgcaaaagaaaaatcaccTCTCAAGCCAAGCCACGGTGCGGGCAAAGGGGTAATGACCTCCTTAGGTCCCGTCAACGAGGGCTCCTGCTACCTCTTGACCCACAAGGACTATGCCGTCGGGGAGGTTAAGTCCTTCATAAAGCAGACGGACATAGAGCCTTGCGATTTGTTGGGGACGGAGGATTTAGGGGCGTCAGCCCTTTTTGATCTTACCAGGGTATGCTTGCTACCTTTTGGTCgaactaattttattttgctttgatGAATTTTGACTGATGGCTGTGTTCTTTTCTTAGGCCTTGGTGCGTGTTAAGGCCCTTCAAGACCGTTGCATCACGAAGAAGGGAGTCATCACTCGGGTCCGGAAGCATAATACAAATCTGATGAATGAACAAGGGCAGTATAAGGATGCCGTCCGTACGCTGAACCAAGAGTTGAAGGAAGTTAGGGAGAAGCTGGTAGAGGCTGACTGTCAGAATGATAAGCTTAAGGAGGAGGTGACGGATCTAGGCCAAAGAGTGTAGACGGCTGGGGCTGACGCGGTTAGAGACTTTAAAGCGACGCAATCGTTGATTGACTCTTGTGCCGAGTATTATGGCACCGGTTTTGACGATTGCCTTAAGCAGGTTGCGTCAGCATTCCCAGAGCTGGACCTGTCCGGAATCACAATGGATGGTGGAGATGATGGCTCCTCTCAGCCTAACCCTATTTCGGAGTTTGACGATGTTGTTGTCCTAGCCCAACCTGCTGCAAACCCTCTTACTCCTGCTTCCAATACTCCAGCTGCAATTGTAAACGTTGAAGATCAGCAAGCTGACGGGAATCCTGCTGACACTCCCGTTCCTTAGTTctctttatttgtattttatcctTGCATTTCAATCATTTTGCAAACAATCGCTgtactttaatattttttgcaaacAACTATTCAAGTGCCCGTTTGGTTTTCTCAGGGTTTTGTTTGTATACAGATGTATTTATTCATGGTATATTATTCCCGTCACTTTcgttattattttttctaatcaGTGATTACGAAGTCTTGGCAAACATTCTCGTCTGTTTGGGAACCCCGTCAGTTTTTTTGAACTGGTTGGGAGACTCTGTCGGTATAGCCTTTTTGTGACTTATGAGATATCCTTCTTATCTTGTCAGTTTCACGGGTTTCCCCCTTGGATTTTCGACCTTGTTCGTCATTTTTCTAGGACCGTCAGCTTGGTTACACTATCCAAGTAATTTTTCTGTTGCTTTTGGTCCGTCGGCTTTGAAGATTCTCCCGTCAATTGTCaccatttttgttattttactGACCTTATTGTGGTCGtcaattttctaattttcaatcattttatggGTTTAATGTAAGCCCGTTGGTTCTATAATGGCTCCATTCGTTTGGTgagaccgtcagctttttagctttagtCTGACGGGCTTGATGAGCTTGTCATCTTTTATAGGCCCGTTGGTTTTAGGACTttgtccatatgatgatagccTCATCTATTAGGTGGggccgtcagctttttagctttagcCTTGATGACCTTGTCATCTTTTGTAGGCCTGTTGGTTTTTGGAACCTTGTCCATATGATGGTAGTCTCGTCTGTTTAGTGAGACCGTCAGTCGTTTAGTCCGTGTGTTATGGACTTAGTCGTTTTTGTTGTTCACTTTTGTGAACTTAGTTGTCCACTTCTGTAGACTTTAAACCGTAGATTTCTAAAATAGATACttcaacaattttgaataaactcctcttattgccatgcatttgtaaataaaagtaattttaaaaccaaatcctgccttttgggcttaaaacaaaaaagaggtattgttgcaaaaaactaaagtaaatgataaagCTGAGGAGTAAGACTAAAATTTGctgaaatgtaaataaaaaaggttgGTCTTCATGTTGCCGCTCCTACTGGTAATACTttcgtaggtgctcggtgttccatggGTGTGGCAGTTTCTGTCCTTCTAACGTCTCCAGGTGGTAAATGCCTTTCCTCTGTCACGATGTaactcggtaaggtccttcccaattggggccgagtttcccttgggtagggtccctagcAGTGCCCATGACCTTTTTAAGAACAAGGTCTCtaacttggaagtctctgtgtcggactcgagagttgtagtgtttggcCATGCGGTCCTGGTACCTAAcgagcctttgttctgccgCCTTTGTTCTCATCatggttgtgcaccctgtagctCGTGAGCCCAACTTCGTCCGGGATGACTGCTTTGCTTCTGTACGTCAGTCGGAATGGTGTCTCTCCTGTGGGTGCCCTTGTcgtcgtcctgtatgcccatagtatgcttgGTAATTCTTCaagccatataccctttgccccctcgagccgagtcttgataatcttgagtaaggatcggttcgtgacttcgacCTGGCCATTAGCCTAAaggtgggcgggggaggagtagtggttctttattcctaactGTGAGCAAAAATCCCGGAAGGAGTCGTTGTCGACTTGCCTCCCGTTGTCTGAGacaaagactctaggaatgccaaacctgcatatgatgcatctccaGACAAAGCTTCGTACGTTCTTCTTCGTAATTATGGCcaaagcttcagcttccacccattttgtaaagtagtcAATGCCCACCACCAGGAACTTCAGCTGTCGTACTGCTGTAGAGAATGGTCCCATAATATCTAatccccattgtgcaaacggccatggggccgttatcggggtcagctcttcggttggttgtctaataatattactgaacctttggcatttgtcacaGGTCCTGACATAAgcttcggcgtccttctgcatggtaGGCCAATAGTACCCCGCTCGCACAAGCTTGTGTACTAATGATCTAGACCCTGAatggtttccgcagattccttcgtgtacctctctcatgacgtagtctgcTTCTTCCATACCCAAGCATCTCAGATATAGTCAGGAGAAGCCTCTTTTATACAGGACGTCTTTTATTAGGACGAACCTTGCCGCTTGGACCTTCAGTTTCCTTGCAGCCTCCTTTCCGTCTGGTAAGACCCCGTCTTTTaagtatgaaactaacggcGCGGTCCAGCTACTGTTAGAGCCTATTTCCTGCACGTTGCTggggtctattagtggagaaatctaaacaaaagagagtacattaccagggatgaccatatgttctgctgaagcggccTTTGTGAGGCGATCGGCTTGCTCGTTTTCTCCTCTGGGAATTTGGAAGATTTTGGCTTCTAGGTCATCCACTCTCGCCCTTACTTGATCAAGGTACCTTTCCATCCTTTCGCCTTTGCACTCgtagtctccatttatttggttagtaatgacctgagagtcgcagtagatgactaccctcgcggctcctgctgctttggcgaggtcgagtCCTGCTATCAATGCttcatactctgattcattgttagtagcggGGAAGTcaagacggaccatacattcaattGTATCTCCTTCGGGCGATAGTAGCATGATGCCAGCCCCTCCGGCTTGTCTGTTGGACGACCCGTCCGTATATATGCTCCAATGAGGGGACTCTTCTGCCCCTTTGTCTTCGTCATGAGTGAATTCTGCTATGAAATCTGCGTCGATCTATCCCTTGATGGCGGTCCGTGGGCGGTACTGGATATCAAATTCGCTCAACTCTATAGCCTATAATGCCAATCGACCCACAACCTCAGGATTGCTCATCGCCCGTCGCAAGGGCTTGTCAGTCAGGACGTTCACcatatgggcttgaaagtacggtttgagcttgcgggcCGCCGTAACTAATGCAAAGACAAGTTTTTCCATAGGCGAGTATCTTTCTTCAGCACCGCGAAGCGCTCGGCTCGCGTAGTATACGGgcttttgtactttttcttcttctctgactAAGGCAGCACTAAGGGTTACGGGGGAGACGGctaaatagagaaaaagctcttctcCTGGCTGTGACGGGCTCAGCAGTGGTGGGGAGGAGAGATAAGCCTTCAACTCCTCGAATGCTTGCTGGCATTCGGCAGTCCACTCGAATGATCTCTTCAACGTGCGGAAGAAGGGCAAACATTTTTCCGTCACCCTTGACACGAACCTATTCAGTGCCGCTATTtttccgttgaggctttgcacctccttcacatttcttggtggcGCCATCTCCATAATGGCCTGGATCTTGTCCGGGTTTGCCTCGATTCCCCTTTGGGACACCATaaatcctaggaattttcccgccgtcactccaaaggcacattttcctagattgagcttcatgttgtaagagCGAAGGGTGTtgaatgtttctttgagatcttccagatgatcttcctcccttcaGCTTTTTACTAGCATGTCGTCAACGTAGAcctggacattcctcccaatctgttgcgcaaacattttgttcataagTCTTTGGTATGTTGCACCTGCATTCTTCAGGctgaagggcatcactttgtaacagaagaggccttggtTGGTCACGAACGAAGTTTTTTCCTGATCAGCTTCGTGCATTCGGATTTGATTGTaccccgagaaagcgtccatgaagctcagcaactgGTGTCGGGTCGttgagtctactaggacgtcgacccttgggaggggatagctatctttggggCAAGCTTTGTTAAGGTCGGTAAAGTCCACACACATCCGCCATTTCCTACTAGCTTTTTTAACCATAACTACGTTCGctagccaatcgggatagtatacttccctAATGAAGCTTGCTTCCTGTAGCTTTCGGACTTCTTCTACTATGGCCCGATCTCGTTCGGgggcgaacactctcttcttctgtaGGATAGGTGGAAAGGCGGGCGATACATTCAACCTGTGCACCATGATTGAAGGATCTATTCCTGACATATCTTTATGACTCTAGGCAAAGACGTCCCGATTGCCtctgaggaaggttatgagctcttgacggattgcggGGTTAGCGAgtgttccaattttggtcgttcggCCAGGGTTGGAACTGCCAAGGGGTATCTCTTCTAGCTTCTCTACTGGCTCCATTACCGTCCGGTGCTCTTCTATACTCAAAGCCTGAACCTGATcttccatttccatcatggctacGTAGCATTCACGCGCAGCCATCTGACTTCTGCGCAGCTCCCTTACTCCGTAGTCAGTAGGAAACTTAATCATTAGATGGTAGGTTGAAGTTACTGCCTTCCATGAATTGAGCGTGGGTCTTCCGAGGATAGCATTGTAGGCAGACGAgtaatcgaccaccaagaatgttaTGTTCTTGGTTATCTGCTGAGGGTAATCGCCTACCATTTCGGACAATGTGACCGCGCCCAGGGGGAATACCCGGCTCCCTCTGAAGCCCACGAGCGGGGCATTTGTCAGAATCAATCGCTCCCTGTCgatcctcatttgctggaatgccGAGTAGTATAAAATATCTGCTGAACTGCCGTTGTCGACCAACActcggtgcatgttgtagtcttcTACCCGTAAGCTGACGACgagcgcatcgtcatgtggatggtgaaggcgtcgTGCATCCTTTTCTGAGAACCCGATTATGGGGCCTTCTCTTCGTGCTATTTTCGGCATAACTCCCGTCAgttgaacattttgtaccattcGAAGGTAGGTTTTGCGAGTTTTTTTGGATGACCCGGCGACAgccgttcctcctacgatcatccttatgtcccctatCGGGGGCCTCGGTTGCTCATTATCCTGTCGGGGGTGTTGGTCTTGTGGGGGTGGATCCGTTTTCTTGTTGCTAACGAACTTCTGCAGTTTTtcttgtctgataagggcctcaatctgctgttttaggtcatagcaatcagccgtATCGTGACCATGGTCGTGGTGGAAACGGCAATACTTATCCCTAGAACGTTTGTTGGGATCGCTCTTCAGCTTTCCCGGGAACGTCAGAGCCtcctcgtccttgatttgcataaggacttgatctaTTGGTGCTGTCAACGGAGTGAAGTTCGTGAATCTTCCCCCTAGGGGCTTAGGGCGCCTCTCATCCCTTTGGTCTCCCGTCCTTGCTTTCTTTCGGCCTTGGTCCTGCCGAGTGTCTTCCtgcctctctcttttctttggcCTCTCATCTCGCGCCAACATCGCGTCTTCGGCGTTCATATACTTTGTGGCCCGGTAAAGtacttccgacatggtctttgggtcgttTTTATACAGGGAGATcaaaaacttacccttcttCAGCCCATTCGTGAACGCTGCGACAAGTATCTTATTGTCGGCTTTGTCGATCGAGAGTGCCTCCTTATTGAAGCGGGATATGTAGGCTCTTAAAGTTTCATCCTTTTGCTGCTTGATACTCATCAAACAAGCCGTAGACTTCTTGTACCGATGGCCTCCGATGAAGTGTGCGGTAAATTAAGCGCTAAGTTatttgaaggtgctgatggagttcgGTGTCAGttggctgaaccaaattctcgccGCGCCCTTCACcattgtagggaaggccctacacatgatcgtgtctgctactccttgaaggtgcatcagggtcttaaATGTCTCTAGGTGGTCCAGAGGGTCCCTGACCCCGTCATAACTGTCTATctgtggcatgcggaacttacttGGCAAGGGGAAGGAGTTGACAGGGGTGGTGAACCGCGAGTTagttcggttgacaaggtcgtcaagatcactaGACACTCGCCCCTTGAAAGCGTTCATCATaacctccatttgttccttcatcgcctgcatctctgcGATAATAGGTGGCGGAACCGTATTCGCGAGGGAAGGGAGGCTCACGTTCGGTCGCTCCggtttgctcggggcgttactGGCCTGGGGTCCCTCTTGGTTTCTTTTGTCAGcgctggttccttcttgatcaGCTCCTTAGTTGTCCGGTACTTCATTTTTTTGGCACAGCTGCTCTTCCAGGTCGCAATTTTGTCTGGTGAGGCATTCCACGGCCGCGGCGAAAGTCTTAACTTGCTTCTCGAGGGCGGTCGTGGGTGGTTCCTCTCCTTGAATGTCGTtagtggttgccattgagcgggTGAGCACCATGCAACTTTTGTTAGGGAAGCGGTAATATGACTTTACACTACACGagttcccacaaacggcgccaactgatgatgccgaaaataccaCTAGTAAGTCACACGGTCCTCGCGCGCTCCAAATAGCACCTGCACAGCAAAAAGAAAGGACCTAGCaaagagcaccggtgtggtaccagccaaataccctccgaaggtcaagtcataactattctcactgctctagagtgctagagagggtaaattatgcgtaccttggtttgtgagggtgcttgggttccATAGTAGTAGGGGTTGAccccttttccttggagtagaagtcttttccttataggagtctcctTGAGCATATTTTGCgggatcctttccatataggaatTCCTCTTAGGTTTCACAAAACGTGGAGGGCAAGTCATTTACTTATACACACAAACGTGGTTAGCAAGCATTCTTTGATTAGTGCCGTTAGCTTATATTATGCCTTTGGTCTTCATCCCGTCAGCTTCAGGATCACCCTTCAGCTTTATTATCCCGTCAGCCTATGGGTGCCTCTCCTTACAACTTTATCCCGCCGTCAGTCATTAAATAGGGGTTGACGGCCCAGTAGATACCATCACAAATAAACCGTCGGCTTATCTTGATCAATCTCTTTTTATCCTTATCACAACCCATC
This genomic window contains:
- the LOC115966935 gene encoding uncharacterized protein LOC115966935; translation: MSIKQQKDETLRAYISRFNKEALSIDKADNKILVAAFTNGLKKGKFLISLYKNDPKTMSEVLYRATKYMNAEDAMLARDERPKKRERQEDTRQDQGRKKARTGDQRDERRPKPLGGRFTNFTPLTAPIDQVLMQIKDEEALTFPGKLKSDPNKRSRDKQEKLQKFVSNKKTDPPPQDQHPRQDNEQPRPPIGDIRMIVGGTAVAGSSKKTRKTYLRMVQNVQLTGVMPKIARREGPIIGFSEKDARRLHHPHDDALVVSLRVEDYNMHRVLVDNGSSADILYYSAFQQMRIDRERLILTNAPLVGFRGSRVFPLGAVTLSEMVGDYPQQITKNITFLVVDYSSAYNAILGRPTLNSWKAVTSTYHLMIKFPTDYGVRELRRSQMAARECYVAMMEMEDQVQALSIEEHRTVMEPVEKLEEIPLGSSNPGRTTKIGTLANPAIRQELITFLRGNRDVFA